A region of Drosophila suzukii chromosome 2L, CBGP_Dsuzu_IsoJpt1.0, whole genome shotgun sequence DNA encodes the following proteins:
- the Tep3 gene encoding thioester-containing protein 1 allele R1, whose amino-acid sequence MRLQGADLGSIPVLILVTACLFYQTSAQGLYSIIAPNTLRPNSQFHVAVSLHNAPESATFKVGILGSSYTDFKTVELRPFSTQLLHFEIPALKTDRYRLTAEGLGGVQFTNETQLHFESKQHTVLIQTDKSIYKPGDLVHYRVLVLDANLKPARGYGRVHVDIKDSGDNIIRSYKDIRLTNSIYSNELRLSDYPRFGTWSIVVEVSEQTHTQTFEILDHILPKFVVDIDTPKHAIYKDGKIAATVRAHYAFGQPIVGEATLSIYPTFFGSLQPFVNDLITRKVVPIDGNAYFEFDIENELHLKQDYERQYLLDALVEEKSTGSVQNYSTVLTLHLNHFRVEALKVPSYYIPGVPFEATARITRNDGSQLRDFNPQITAFLTNVYGSSEMYNRTSYSLDASGEIKMKFTVPIGDQDEFHSIIVDYQGVISEVGKIPRKHLHSKNYITAKVLNDRPTVNQEISVVVRSFEPIKYFMYQVVGRGDIILSRSVDVAQGTFHTIKFLAPFAMMPRAKLLVYTVVNGEFVYDEQVIQFEENLLNAVQIEAPIRAPPGQDIDIGISTKPYSYVGLMLVDQNANALRSGHDLTHKRLMDALRSYELNDINTPMGSPGKESGVITMSNTDYFIEKEAESNPSLGRDASTGPEEDKLTTVRKTDIGPAHKIEVNTLPPGKGRYAFSYTPKPFWHNPRVHVMRDAADTWLFLNISAGSDGRNFIHRRIPSEMTSWVVSAFSLDPVNGLGLSPSNGKMEAYKEFYITTELPYSIKRDELIAIPFVVHNNRDSDLNVEVTFYNSALDFDFPQLDPKATNQPKVELYRRRSLQVPGRSSRSVAFVVTPKRVGSLLVKAMAASSQAGDTVEQNLLVEHPGATERVNRGFFIDLNSEKSQNRRNVTIAVPRNAVPESTRIEVSAVGDLIGSLVGNLNNLILLPTGCGEQTMVNFVPNLMALRYLGRLRQLTPEVELAATNNLAVGYQRILYYRHENGAFSAFGLDAKRSSTWLTAYVARSLRQAAPYTQVDSNVLQKALTYLGSVQSANGGFEERGDIFERFGDDGISLTAFVTLALMENVDLYPEYRNGINKALDFITRGLDGSNNLHAMALGTYVLSRANHNAKAAFLQRLDSLATNKDGRKWWNKTAPAGEQQSPWYNATRSVNIEISAYAALALLENNLVRDALPVLEWLMDQRNSRGGFVASQDTVVGLQALFMFAERFSSQGNNLQIGFHYGEGAETIINVNAENSLALQSVELPNNLKNLSVSATGRGLALAQVSYTYNTNVTSAWPRFVLDPTVNRNSHADYLHLSACASFVSVAGEDEQRSNMAVMEVHLPSGFVVDRDTLPTLESSERIKKVETQNRNTKVVIYFDYLDRREVCPTLHAYKTVKVTKHRPVAVVMYDYYDSARRARQFYRAPKSNICDICEHANCGNLCEKAEKRESKRPDDYTAIAGRGLSPDLKAIPHLSVVTALLVLLKTLSC is encoded by the exons ATGCGCCTCCAGGGAGCGGATTTGGGATCTATTCCAGTGCTGATCTTAGTCACCGCTTGTTTATTCTACCAAACATCGGCCCAGGG CCTGTACTCGATAATTGCTCCTAATACATTGCGTCCGAATTCCCAATTTCATGTGGCCGTGAGCTTGCACAATGCTCCTGAATCAGCCACATTCAAAGTGGGGATTCTGGGAAGCTCTTACACGGACTTTAAGACCGTGGAGCTGCGACCCTTTTCCACGCAACTACTGCATTTTGAG ATTCCCGCCCTAAAAACAGACCGATACCGTCTTACTGCCGAAGGTCTTGGGGGAGTTCAGTTCACCAACGAGACTCAGCTGCACTTCGAGTCCAAACAACATACGGTTTTGATTCAGACGGACAAGAGCATCTACAAACCGGGGGATCTGGTTCACTATAGAGTGCTCGTTTTGGATGCCAACCTGAAACCCGCTCGTGGCTATGGACGTGTGCATGTGGATATCAAGGATTCGGGTGATAATATTATACGGAGCTACAAGGACATTCGGCTGACCAATTCAATTTACTCGAACGAACTTCGACTGTCGGACTACCCACGTTTTGGGACCTGGTCTATAGTCGTGGAAGTATCGGAACAAACTCATACACAAACATTCGAGATACTCGATCATATTTTGCCCAAATTCGTGGTAGATATAGATACACCCAAGCATGCTATTTATAAGGATGGAAAAATAGCTGCCACTGTCAGGGCGCA CTATGCATTTGGTCAGCCAATTGTGGGTGAGGCCACCCTATCCATATACCCTACTTTCTTTGGCTCGCTTCAACCTTTTGTTAATGATCTCATCACTCGAAAGGTTGTGCCCATTGATGGCAATGCCTACTTTGAGTTCGATATAGAGAATGAGTTGCATCTGAAGCAGGATTACGAGAGACAGTATCTGTTGGATGCCCTGGTTGAGGAGAAGTCCACTGGTTCGGTGCAAAACTATTCAACAGTTTTGACCCTGCACTTAAATCACTTCCGTGTGGAGGCTCTCAAAGTGCCCAGTTACTATATTCCTGGAGTGCCATTTGAAGCCACA GCTCGCATTACTCGAAATGATGGCAGCCAACTGAGGGACTTCAATCCCCAGATCACCGCTTTTTTGACGAATGTTTATGGCAGCAGTGAGATGTATAATCGTACTTCCTACAGCTTAGATGCCAGTGGCGAGATAAAGATGAAGTTTACGGTTCCCATTGGAGATCAAGATGAATTTCATTCCATTATTGTCGACTACCAAGGTGTGATTAGTGAGGTGGGAAAGATCCCGAGAAAACATCTGCACAGCAAAAACTATATAACTGCTAAAGTGTTGAACGATAG acCCACTGTTAATCAAGAAATATCTGTGGTGGTGCGCTCTTTTGAGCcgattaaatattttatgtatcAAGTTGTCGGTCGTGGCGATATTATTCTTTCTCGTAGTGTGGAT gtGGCACAAGGCACTTTCCACACCATCAAATTCCTTGCACCATTTGCAATGATGCCTAGGGCCAAGCTTTTGGTATACACTGTAGTAAATGGAGAGTTTGTTTATGATGAACAGGTTATACAGTTTGAGGAAAATCTGCTTAATGCG GTACAAATTGAAGCTCCAATCAGAGCGCCTCCTGGCCAAGATATTGACATAGGCATTAGCACAAAACCTTACTCTTATGTGGGTCTCATGCTGGTGGACCAAAATGCTAATGCGCTGAGGAGTGGTCACGACTTGACCCACAAACGACTAATGGATGCCCTGCGTTCATACGAACTGAACGATATCAACACTCCAATGGGGTCACCTGGCAAAGAATCTGGTGTTATAACAATGTCCAATACAGATTACTTTATTGAAAAGGAAGCTGAGAGCAATCCGTCCTTGGGTCGAGATGCTTCCACCGGTCCTGAGGAGGACAAACTGACCACTGTGCGAAAAACAGACATAGGCCCAGCCCATAAGATCGAAGTTAACACCCTACCTCCTGGCAAGGGGCGATATGCCTTTTCTTATACTCCCAAGCCTTTTTGGCACAATCCAAGGGTTCATGTGATGCGCGATGCGGCGGATACGTGGCTCTTCCTAAACATCTCTGCGGGAAGCGATGGAAGAAACTTTATCCACCGAAGGATTCCCAGTGAGATGACTTCTTGGGTAGTTTCCGCTTTTTCTTTGGATCCCGTTAACGGCCTGGGACTGTCGCCGTCAAATGGCAAAATGGAAGCCTACAAAGAGTTCTACATAACCACCGAGTTGCCCTATTCCATAAAAAGGG ATGAACTCATCGCCATTCCATTTGTGGTGCACAACAACAGAGACAGCGATTTGAACGTGGAGGTCACCTTTTACAACTCGGCCCTGGACTTTGACTTTCCCCAGTTAGATCCCAAGGCCACCAACCAACCAA AGGTGGAGCTCTACAGGCGTAGATCCCTGCAGGTGCCGGGTAGATCGTCTCGATCAGTAGCCTTTGTCGTAACTCCCAAGAGAGTGGGTTCCCTTTTGGTCAAGGCAATGGCTGCCTCCTCCCAAGCTGGCGATACAGTGGAGCAAAATCTTCTGGTGGAGCATCCTGGAGCGACAGAGCGCGTTAACAGAGGATTTTTCATTGATCTCAACTCAGAAAAGTCCCAAAATAGGAGGAATGTAACCATTGCGGTGCCAAGGAATGCCGTTCCGGAATCCACTCGTATCGAAGTATCGGCCGTTGGCGATCTGATTGGCAGCTTGGTGGGAAATCTGAACAACCTCATCCTTTTGCCAACGGGCTGTGGCGAACAGACCATGGTAAACTTTGTGCCCAACCTAATGGCCCTACGCTACCTGGGG CGCCTTCGCCAGCTCACTCCGGAAGTCGAACTGGCTGCCACGAATAATCTGGCAGTGGGCTATCAGAGAATTCTTTATTATCGACACGAGAATGGTGCTTTCAGTGCTTTTGGATTGGATGCCAAGCGGAGTTCCACCTGGTTAACGGCCTACGTGGCTCGATCACTGCGACAAGCGGCTCCTTACACCCAAGTGGATAGCAATGTCCTTCAAAAAGCACTCACCTATCTAGGAAGTGTTCAGTCGGCTAATGGTGGCTTCGAGGAGCGTGGCGATATCTTCGAGAGATTTGGCGACGATGGCATCAGTCTGACTGCCTTTGTGACACTGGCTCTGATGGAGAATGTG GATCTCTATCCGGAATACCGGAATGGCATCAACAAGGCCCTGGACTTTATCACCAGAGGCTTGGATGGATCCAATAATCTGCATGCCATGGCCTTGGGCACCTATGTGCTCTCTAGAGCTAATCATAATGCCAAGGCGGCTTTTCTTCAGCGATTGGACTCGTTGGCCACCAACAAGG ATGGTCGCAAGTGGTGGAATAAAACGGCACCTGCTGGTGAGCAGCAGTCACCCTGGTATAATGCCACCCGTAGTGTCAACATCGAGATCTCCGCCTATGCCGCCTTGGCCCTTCTGGAAAATAACTTGGTGCGAGATGCCCTGCCTGTCCTGGAGTGGCTGATGGACCAGCGGAACTCCAGAGGTGGCTTTGTGGCCTCTCAGGACACGGTGGTGGGTCTCCAGGCGCTTTTCATGTTTGCCGAACGATTTTCGAGTCAGGGCAATAATCTTCAAATTGGTTTCCATTACGGAGAAGGTGCCGAAACGATTATAAATGTGAATGCTGAAAACTCACTGGCCCTGCAATCCGTGGAG CTACCCAACAACCTCAAAAACCTGAGTGTTTCTGCAACTGGTCGTGGACTGGCTCTTGCTCAAGTTAGTTATACATATAATACGAACGTGACCAGTGCCTGGCCACGATTTGTACTCGATCCCACCGTAAATCGGAACTCCCATGCGGACTACCTCCATCTGTCGGCCTGTGCCAGCTTTGTTTCCGTGGCGGGCGAGGATGAGCAGCGCTCCAATATGGCCGTGATGGAAGTGCACCTGCCCAGCGGATTCGTCGTGGACAGGGATACACTTCCCACTTTGGAATCGAGTGAGCGCATCAAGAAGGTGGAGACCCAGAACAGGAACACAAAGGTGGTGATCTACTTTGATTACCTGGACCGAAGGGAGGTCTGCCCTACGCTGCATGCCTACAAGACCGTCAAGGTTACCAAACACCGGCCTGTGGCGGTGGTCATGTATGACTACTACGACAGCG CTCGTCGTGCCAGACAGTTCTATAGGGCGCCCAAGTCCAATATCTGCGACATTTGCGAGCACGCCAACTGCGGTAACCTCTGCGAAAAGGCCGAGAAACGCGAGTCCAAGCGACCTGATGACTACACGGCGATAGCAGGTCGTGGCTTAAGCCCTGACCTCAAGGCAATTCCTCATTTATCGGTAGTGACTGCTCTGTTGGTGCTCTTGAAGACCCTCAGCTGTTAG